The Denticeps clupeoides chromosome 5, fDenClu1.1, whole genome shotgun sequence genome includes a region encoding these proteins:
- the cep85 gene encoding centrosomal protein of 85 kDa isoform X2 yields the protein MNKCSMTSSQKQQRSGPPARPDVEWQTPAVSEKFHGRLGRRPGTVDSGDPGLAAAVASDNAEDFCSSSSGSPSFQPIRSQIPIPTAHVMPSTAGALAPKHQQSHRTSGSKTSSSSSAKSSLSKSASSPNLDAQGTELDSAGPRSDCLSRYRSLVNGLDHSLFPTSDHTRLDEGHTFNIPAMEPTLNQSALLGSLGPDVRQRLQMTGLVDAAECRSALEQTFKVLPQAAAIQRTALGPCPPEAGAKAHVPERCLDAGSWQQLESLRLQVEQMQLMASGAGQFSLYPSGLHAEGSKWDAVVQANENLLREKEIVIERQKQQVSQLEQRLRESELQVHGALLGRGAPYTDVCLLRLQEAQRENAFLRAQFAERSDCMAKEKLDAERRLGAVEVETHRLSETLKESSEKHAEELKKQEERIRNRDKHINQLKKKCQKESEQNREKQQRIETLERYLADLPTMDDYQAQTKQVEEAERRIAELQATVRELEARLGESRAAMQDRDMQLEEQRCKERDLLCTVTSLQERVREGLEDGARLPSLDLEKLRVENAALKEEQQRLKRVIEKQLRMMEQLGSQIKVLEQQLSQEESCSQALREELSGKDQGLLQLRTAMKELSTQNQELLEQNLTLQEHMRDLEQSTQGNTGHGSSVPAGSARLTQRLHVEMASCLGDLRSLCNILTQLSQGRDPNLSLLLGITPPSPLVDSNEDWLSSEVLQKKLVEVQQLRHDLEEVRTTVSDRYAQDMGENCTTQ from the exons ATGAACAAATGCAGCATGACAAGTTCACAGAAGCAGCAGCGGAGCGGCCCGCCAG CTCGTCCGGACGTGGAGTGGCAGACGCCAGCCGTGTCGGAGAAGTTCCACGGCCGCCTCGGCCGGCGCCCGGGGACAGTGGACAGTGGGGACCCTGGACTGGCCGCCGCCGTCGCCTCTGACAACGCAGAAG acttctgcagcagcagcagcggcagcccGTCCTTCCAGCCCATCCGTAGTCAGATCCCCATCCCCACGGCTCATGTCATGCCCTCCACCGCCGGAGCTCTGGCCCCCAAACACCAGCAGTCCCACAGAACATCAGGCAGCAaaacctccagctcctccagcgccAAGTCCTCGCTGTCCAAGTCTGCGTCCTCCCCCAACCTGGACGCCCAAGGCACCGAGCTGGACTCCGCCGGGCCCAGGTCTGACTGCCTGAGCCGCTACCGCAGCTTGGTGAATGGACTGGACCACTCCCTCTTCCCCACCAGCGACCACACGCGACTGGACGAGGGCCACACCTTTAATATTCCCGCAATGGAGCCCACCCTCAACCAGTCAGCGCTCCTGGGAAGCCTGGGTCCAGACGTACGGCAGAGGCTGCAGATGACTGGGCTGGTGGACGCCGCCGAGTGCCGCAGTGCCCTGGAGCAGACCTTCAAGGTCCTCCCACAGGCCGCAGCAATACAGAGAACCGCTCTCGGCCCCTGTCCGCCTGAAGCGGGGGCCAAGGCCCACGTTCCAGAGCGATGCCTAGACGCTGGCAGCTGGCAGCAGCTCGAGAGCCTACGCCTGCAGGTGGAGCAAATGCAG TTAATGGCCTCGGGTGCTGGACAGTTCTCACTCTACCCATCTGGGCTGCACGCAGAGGGCAGCAAGTGGGATGCTGTGGTCCAAGCCAATGAAAACCTGCTCCGGGAGAAGGAGATCGTAATTGAGAG gcagAAGCAGCAGGTGTCCCAGCTGGAGCAGCGGTTGCGGGAGAGTGAGCTGCAGGTCCATGGGGCGCTGCTCGGGCGAGGAGCTCCTTACACAGATGTGTGTCTGCTTCGGCTGCAG GAAGCCCAGAGGGAGAATGCCTTTCTTCGGGCCCAGTTTGCTGAGCGCAGCGACTGCATGGCCAAAGAGAAGCTGGACGCTGAGCGTCGGTTGGGGGCCGTGGAGGTGGAGACCCATCGCCTCAGTGAGACACTAAAGGAGAGCAGTGAGAAACACGCAGAGGAGTTGAAGAAACAGGAGGAGAGA ATCCGCAATAGGGACAAGCACATTAATCAGCTGAAAAAGAAGTGTCAGAAGGAGTCTGAGCAGAACCGTGAGAAGCAGCAGCGCATTGAGACTCTGGAACGGTACCTGGCCGACCTTCCAACTATGGACGACTACCAGGCCCAGACCAAGCAG GTGGAGGAAGCTGAACGTAGGATTGCAGAACTTCAGGCCACGGTGAGAGAGCTGGAGGCTCGTTTGGGGGAGTCACGCGCCGCAATGCAAGACCGAGACatgcagctggaggagcagagATGCAAAGAGAGGGACCTTCTCTGCACCGTTACCAG CTTGCAGGAGCGAGTCAGGGAGGGCCTGGAGGACGGGGCCCGACTGCCTTCTCTGGACCTTGAGAAGCTCCGTGTGGAGAACGCTGCCTTAAAGGAAGAGCAGCAGAGGCTGAAGAGG GTTATTGAGAAGCAATTGCGGATGATGGAACAGCTGGGTTCACAGATAAAG GTGCTGGAGCAACAGCTGTCCCAGGAAGAGAGCTGTAGCCAGGCCCTAAGGGAGGAGTTGTCTGGTAAAGACCAGGGTCTACTCCAGCTGCGCACCGCCATGAAGGAG TTGTCCACCCAGAACCAGGAGCTGCTTGAGCAGAATCTGACCCTGCAGGAACATATGAGAGACCTAGAGCAGAGCACGCAGGGTAACACTGGCCACGGTTCTTCTGTGCCGGCTGGCAGTGCAAGACTGACCCAGAGACTTCATGTGGAGATGGCCTCCTGCCTGGGAGACCTCCGTTCCCTCTGCAACATCCTGACGCAACTCTCTCAAGGCCGGGACCCAAATCTCTCCCTGTTGCTTGGCATCACGC cTCCTAGTCCATTGGTAGATTCGAATGAAGACTGGCTGAGCTCTGAGGTCCTGCAGAAGAAGCTGGTGGAGGTCCAGCAGCTGCGACACGACCTGGAGGAAGTGCGGACGACCGTGTCAGACCGTTATGCCCAGGATATGGGAGAGAACTGCACCACGCAATGA
- the cep85 gene encoding centrosomal protein of 85 kDa isoform X1: protein MNKCSMTSSQKQQRSGPPAARPDVEWQTPAVSEKFHGRLGRRPGTVDSGDPGLAAAVASDNAEDFCSSSSGSPSFQPIRSQIPIPTAHVMPSTAGALAPKHQQSHRTSGSKTSSSSSAKSSLSKSASSPNLDAQGTELDSAGPRSDCLSRYRSLVNGLDHSLFPTSDHTRLDEGHTFNIPAMEPTLNQSALLGSLGPDVRQRLQMTGLVDAAECRSALEQTFKVLPQAAAIQRTALGPCPPEAGAKAHVPERCLDAGSWQQLESLRLQVEQMQLMASGAGQFSLYPSGLHAEGSKWDAVVQANENLLREKEIVIERQKQQVSQLEQRLRESELQVHGALLGRGAPYTDVCLLRLQEAQRENAFLRAQFAERSDCMAKEKLDAERRLGAVEVETHRLSETLKESSEKHAEELKKQEERIRNRDKHINQLKKKCQKESEQNREKQQRIETLERYLADLPTMDDYQAQTKQVEEAERRIAELQATVRELEARLGESRAAMQDRDMQLEEQRCKERDLLCTVTSLQERVREGLEDGARLPSLDLEKLRVENAALKEEQQRLKRVIEKQLRMMEQLGSQIKVLEQQLSQEESCSQALREELSGKDQGLLQLRTAMKELSTQNQELLEQNLTLQEHMRDLEQSTQGNTGHGSSVPAGSARLTQRLHVEMASCLGDLRSLCNILTQLSQGRDPNLSLLLGITPPSPLVDSNEDWLSSEVLQKKLVEVQQLRHDLEEVRTTVSDRYAQDMGENCTTQ, encoded by the exons ATGAACAAATGCAGCATGACAAGTTCACAGAAGCAGCAGCGGAGCGGCCCGCCAG CAGCTCGTCCGGACGTGGAGTGGCAGACGCCAGCCGTGTCGGAGAAGTTCCACGGCCGCCTCGGCCGGCGCCCGGGGACAGTGGACAGTGGGGACCCTGGACTGGCCGCCGCCGTCGCCTCTGACAACGCAGAAG acttctgcagcagcagcagcggcagcccGTCCTTCCAGCCCATCCGTAGTCAGATCCCCATCCCCACGGCTCATGTCATGCCCTCCACCGCCGGAGCTCTGGCCCCCAAACACCAGCAGTCCCACAGAACATCAGGCAGCAaaacctccagctcctccagcgccAAGTCCTCGCTGTCCAAGTCTGCGTCCTCCCCCAACCTGGACGCCCAAGGCACCGAGCTGGACTCCGCCGGGCCCAGGTCTGACTGCCTGAGCCGCTACCGCAGCTTGGTGAATGGACTGGACCACTCCCTCTTCCCCACCAGCGACCACACGCGACTGGACGAGGGCCACACCTTTAATATTCCCGCAATGGAGCCCACCCTCAACCAGTCAGCGCTCCTGGGAAGCCTGGGTCCAGACGTACGGCAGAGGCTGCAGATGACTGGGCTGGTGGACGCCGCCGAGTGCCGCAGTGCCCTGGAGCAGACCTTCAAGGTCCTCCCACAGGCCGCAGCAATACAGAGAACCGCTCTCGGCCCCTGTCCGCCTGAAGCGGGGGCCAAGGCCCACGTTCCAGAGCGATGCCTAGACGCTGGCAGCTGGCAGCAGCTCGAGAGCCTACGCCTGCAGGTGGAGCAAATGCAG TTAATGGCCTCGGGTGCTGGACAGTTCTCACTCTACCCATCTGGGCTGCACGCAGAGGGCAGCAAGTGGGATGCTGTGGTCCAAGCCAATGAAAACCTGCTCCGGGAGAAGGAGATCGTAATTGAGAG gcagAAGCAGCAGGTGTCCCAGCTGGAGCAGCGGTTGCGGGAGAGTGAGCTGCAGGTCCATGGGGCGCTGCTCGGGCGAGGAGCTCCTTACACAGATGTGTGTCTGCTTCGGCTGCAG GAAGCCCAGAGGGAGAATGCCTTTCTTCGGGCCCAGTTTGCTGAGCGCAGCGACTGCATGGCCAAAGAGAAGCTGGACGCTGAGCGTCGGTTGGGGGCCGTGGAGGTGGAGACCCATCGCCTCAGTGAGACACTAAAGGAGAGCAGTGAGAAACACGCAGAGGAGTTGAAGAAACAGGAGGAGAGA ATCCGCAATAGGGACAAGCACATTAATCAGCTGAAAAAGAAGTGTCAGAAGGAGTCTGAGCAGAACCGTGAGAAGCAGCAGCGCATTGAGACTCTGGAACGGTACCTGGCCGACCTTCCAACTATGGACGACTACCAGGCCCAGACCAAGCAG GTGGAGGAAGCTGAACGTAGGATTGCAGAACTTCAGGCCACGGTGAGAGAGCTGGAGGCTCGTTTGGGGGAGTCACGCGCCGCAATGCAAGACCGAGACatgcagctggaggagcagagATGCAAAGAGAGGGACCTTCTCTGCACCGTTACCAG CTTGCAGGAGCGAGTCAGGGAGGGCCTGGAGGACGGGGCCCGACTGCCTTCTCTGGACCTTGAGAAGCTCCGTGTGGAGAACGCTGCCTTAAAGGAAGAGCAGCAGAGGCTGAAGAGG GTTATTGAGAAGCAATTGCGGATGATGGAACAGCTGGGTTCACAGATAAAG GTGCTGGAGCAACAGCTGTCCCAGGAAGAGAGCTGTAGCCAGGCCCTAAGGGAGGAGTTGTCTGGTAAAGACCAGGGTCTACTCCAGCTGCGCACCGCCATGAAGGAG TTGTCCACCCAGAACCAGGAGCTGCTTGAGCAGAATCTGACCCTGCAGGAACATATGAGAGACCTAGAGCAGAGCACGCAGGGTAACACTGGCCACGGTTCTTCTGTGCCGGCTGGCAGTGCAAGACTGACCCAGAGACTTCATGTGGAGATGGCCTCCTGCCTGGGAGACCTCCGTTCCCTCTGCAACATCCTGACGCAACTCTCTCAAGGCCGGGACCCAAATCTCTCCCTGTTGCTTGGCATCACGC cTCCTAGTCCATTGGTAGATTCGAATGAAGACTGGCTGAGCTCTGAGGTCCTGCAGAAGAAGCTGGTGGAGGTCCAGCAGCTGCGACACGACCTGGAGGAAGTGCGGACGACCGTGTCAGACCGTTATGCCCAGGATATGGGAGAGAACTGCACCACGCAATGA
- the cep85 gene encoding centrosomal protein of 85 kDa isoform X3, which produces MPSTAGALAPKHQQSHRTSGSKTSSSSSAKSSLSKSASSPNLDAQGTELDSAGPRSDCLSRYRSLVNGLDHSLFPTSDHTRLDEGHTFNIPAMEPTLNQSALLGSLGPDVRQRLQMTGLVDAAECRSALEQTFKVLPQAAAIQRTALGPCPPEAGAKAHVPERCLDAGSWQQLESLRLQVEQMQLMASGAGQFSLYPSGLHAEGSKWDAVVQANENLLREKEIVIERQKQQVSQLEQRLRESELQVHGALLGRGAPYTDVCLLRLQEAQRENAFLRAQFAERSDCMAKEKLDAERRLGAVEVETHRLSETLKESSEKHAEELKKQEERIRNRDKHINQLKKKCQKESEQNREKQQRIETLERYLADLPTMDDYQAQTKQVEEAERRIAELQATVRELEARLGESRAAMQDRDMQLEEQRCKERDLLCTVTSLQERVREGLEDGARLPSLDLEKLRVENAALKEEQQRLKRVIEKQLRMMEQLGSQIKVLEQQLSQEESCSQALREELSGKDQGLLQLRTAMKELSTQNQELLEQNLTLQEHMRDLEQSTQGNTGHGSSVPAGSARLTQRLHVEMASCLGDLRSLCNILTQLSQGRDPNLSLLLGITPPSPLVDSNEDWLSSEVLQKKLVEVQQLRHDLEEVRTTVSDRYAQDMGENCTTQ; this is translated from the exons ATGCCCTCCACCGCCGGAGCTCTGGCCCCCAAACACCAGCAGTCCCACAGAACATCAGGCAGCAaaacctccagctcctccagcgccAAGTCCTCGCTGTCCAAGTCTGCGTCCTCCCCCAACCTGGACGCCCAAGGCACCGAGCTGGACTCCGCCGGGCCCAGGTCTGACTGCCTGAGCCGCTACCGCAGCTTGGTGAATGGACTGGACCACTCCCTCTTCCCCACCAGCGACCACACGCGACTGGACGAGGGCCACACCTTTAATATTCCCGCAATGGAGCCCACCCTCAACCAGTCAGCGCTCCTGGGAAGCCTGGGTCCAGACGTACGGCAGAGGCTGCAGATGACTGGGCTGGTGGACGCCGCCGAGTGCCGCAGTGCCCTGGAGCAGACCTTCAAGGTCCTCCCACAGGCCGCAGCAATACAGAGAACCGCTCTCGGCCCCTGTCCGCCTGAAGCGGGGGCCAAGGCCCACGTTCCAGAGCGATGCCTAGACGCTGGCAGCTGGCAGCAGCTCGAGAGCCTACGCCTGCAGGTGGAGCAAATGCAG TTAATGGCCTCGGGTGCTGGACAGTTCTCACTCTACCCATCTGGGCTGCACGCAGAGGGCAGCAAGTGGGATGCTGTGGTCCAAGCCAATGAAAACCTGCTCCGGGAGAAGGAGATCGTAATTGAGAG gcagAAGCAGCAGGTGTCCCAGCTGGAGCAGCGGTTGCGGGAGAGTGAGCTGCAGGTCCATGGGGCGCTGCTCGGGCGAGGAGCTCCTTACACAGATGTGTGTCTGCTTCGGCTGCAG GAAGCCCAGAGGGAGAATGCCTTTCTTCGGGCCCAGTTTGCTGAGCGCAGCGACTGCATGGCCAAAGAGAAGCTGGACGCTGAGCGTCGGTTGGGGGCCGTGGAGGTGGAGACCCATCGCCTCAGTGAGACACTAAAGGAGAGCAGTGAGAAACACGCAGAGGAGTTGAAGAAACAGGAGGAGAGA ATCCGCAATAGGGACAAGCACATTAATCAGCTGAAAAAGAAGTGTCAGAAGGAGTCTGAGCAGAACCGTGAGAAGCAGCAGCGCATTGAGACTCTGGAACGGTACCTGGCCGACCTTCCAACTATGGACGACTACCAGGCCCAGACCAAGCAG GTGGAGGAAGCTGAACGTAGGATTGCAGAACTTCAGGCCACGGTGAGAGAGCTGGAGGCTCGTTTGGGGGAGTCACGCGCCGCAATGCAAGACCGAGACatgcagctggaggagcagagATGCAAAGAGAGGGACCTTCTCTGCACCGTTACCAG CTTGCAGGAGCGAGTCAGGGAGGGCCTGGAGGACGGGGCCCGACTGCCTTCTCTGGACCTTGAGAAGCTCCGTGTGGAGAACGCTGCCTTAAAGGAAGAGCAGCAGAGGCTGAAGAGG GTTATTGAGAAGCAATTGCGGATGATGGAACAGCTGGGTTCACAGATAAAG GTGCTGGAGCAACAGCTGTCCCAGGAAGAGAGCTGTAGCCAGGCCCTAAGGGAGGAGTTGTCTGGTAAAGACCAGGGTCTACTCCAGCTGCGCACCGCCATGAAGGAG TTGTCCACCCAGAACCAGGAGCTGCTTGAGCAGAATCTGACCCTGCAGGAACATATGAGAGACCTAGAGCAGAGCACGCAGGGTAACACTGGCCACGGTTCTTCTGTGCCGGCTGGCAGTGCAAGACTGACCCAGAGACTTCATGTGGAGATGGCCTCCTGCCTGGGAGACCTCCGTTCCCTCTGCAACATCCTGACGCAACTCTCTCAAGGCCGGGACCCAAATCTCTCCCTGTTGCTTGGCATCACGC cTCCTAGTCCATTGGTAGATTCGAATGAAGACTGGCTGAGCTCTGAGGTCCTGCAGAAGAAGCTGGTGGAGGTCCAGCAGCTGCGACACGACCTGGAGGAAGTGCGGACGACCGTGTCAGACCGTTATGCCCAGGATATGGGAGAGAACTGCACCACGCAATGA